A DNA window from Malus domestica chromosome 12, GDT2T_hap1 contains the following coding sequences:
- the LOC103449584 gene encoding iron-sulfur cluster co-chaperone protein HscB homolog gives MSTKKLLTPLSAILRRTLTPTTALFTFNSSRNFQSPAFFSSSVEADRRLFPFGGFGFPGNHRIPGKCFVSSQSAEKADAKCWNCSASPEAVPFLLCSSCRCIQPVDQSVDYFQIFGLERKYDTKVDDLEGKYKAWQKKLHPDLVHTKSEKEREYAAEQSARVIDAYRTLSQPLARAIYILKLEGVDVDEEETLSESELLTEILEIREAVEEAADSQALNEIQSQMKEKLKHWSDIFTNAFRSRNFGEALKAIRRMTYYERVNESVVKKH, from the exons ATGTCGACGAAGAAGCTGCTCACTCCTCTCTCCGCCATTCTCCGGCGAACCCTAACTCCGACTACCGCTCTTTTCACCTTCAACTCCTCAAGAAATTTCCAATCTCCCGCTTTTTTTTCGTCCAGTGTAGAAGCGGACCGCCGCCTTTTCCCGTTCGGCGGATTTGGTTTTCCCGGGAATCACAGAATTCCCGGGAAATGCTTCGTCAGCTCCCAATCGGCGGAGAAAGCCGACGCTAAGTGCTGGAACTGTAGTGCCTCGCCCGAAGCGGTGCCGTTTCTGTTGTGTTCGTCTTGTCGGTGCATTCAGCCGGTGGATCAGTCAGTGGATTACTTTCAGATATTTGGACT GGAGAGAAAGTACGATACCAAAGTGGACGATTTGGAGGGGAAGTATAAAGCCTGGCAGAAAAAACTGCACCCTGATCTTGTTCATACTAAATCAGAG AAAGAAAGAGAGTATGCAGCTGAACAGTCTGCTCGGGTGATTGATGCATACCGCACACTAAGCCAGCCCTTGGCAAGGGCAATTTACATT cTGAAGCTTGAAGGTGTGGACGTTGATGAAGAAGAGACGCTTTCAGAATCAGAGTTGCTAACTGAG ATTTTGGAAATCAGGGAAGCTGTTGAAGAGGCTGCTGACTCTCAGGCTTTGAATGAGATTCAATCTCAG ATGAAAGAGAAACTAAAGCATTGGTCCGACATTTTTACAAACGCATTTCGTAGCCGCAACTTTGGAGAGGCTCTAAAAGCTATCCGGAGAATGACTTACTATGAGCGTGTAAATGAAAGTGTTGTAAAGAAGCACTAA
- the LOC103423226 gene encoding uncharacterized protein, whose translation MKKPQKITQYRERLDRTLASPSLSDEEALKTLVKNQLIRSLENENEGCNENMVEEKTAEVSNLLDMLRSASLINDKGLKTCETTTQPEWKLKHDNEEFRVMYREGIEGSPFHTLLAEGYVDGPVDVCLCISWESDLYKKWWPESTVPTFKILSSKCLKKVRIGEQISLVRMKIPWPLSAREAAVHYFMFEYFQDDLIVVLFKSISDLESIDDTHCPTNEATAGAKDAVRIDMVGGFALQKVTNERSYFRTISSTDIKMDFVPPSLLNFISRQLIGNGLKLYQKVVSSKLNCNDDYSKALSGPLYSHIREALFSHNKSNGALEEKKLHNDTFSLSEEHLVKDKTDESLVDVDQKVDNDHPASGVAPEVAKVIRGGSFDEIEEVESDESRRHEVQTPNRVVERERVNGKGNVLVSSEVEQALGTLEKVIYKVRQNRLNAQKRSSSGFTNGIPPKENNAGNPKSLEGGVCGSGEHVLEASKEEFVKTTQPESARNGSVIHNSSNAGSNSLSKDVNPNRALPTSLEQELSVSHDSNQVALLSSNDGTTETPAVDHTMHRSDRMNSEINGDQESRPSRTKKPRQQKALRFCCFSIS comes from the exons ATGAAGAAACCGCAAAAGATCACTCAGTACAGGGAGAGGCTGGACAGGACACTGGCATCTCCTAGTCTAAGTGATGAGGAAGCATTAAAAACCCTTGTCAAGAATCAGCTGATTCGTTCTttggaaaatgaaaatgaag GATGCAATGAGAATATGGTTGAAGAAAAGACGGCTGAAGTATCCAATTTACTGGATATGTTAAGGAGCGCTTCCCTTATTAATGACAAGGGATTGAAAACCTGTGAGACCACAACCCAACCCGAATGGAAA TTAAAACACGATAATGAAGAGTTCCGTGTGATGTATCGTGAGGGAATTGAAGGCAGTCCCTTTCATACATTACTTGCTGAAGGCTATGTAGACGGGCCTGTAGATGTCt GTTTATGCATCTCGTGGGAGTCAGACCTTTACAAGAAATG GTGGCCTGAGTCTACAGTTCCAACTTTCAAAATCCTCTCTAGCAAATGTTTGAAGAAGGTCAGGATCGGTGAACAGATATCTTTAGTGAG gATGAAAATTCCATGGCCACTTTCAGCTAGGGAGGCAGCTGTACACTATTTTATGTTTGAGTACTTCCAAGATGATCTGATTGTTGTGCTCTTTAAATCG ATCTCCGACTTGGAAAGCATTGATGATACTCATTGTCCCACCAATGAGGCTACTGCTGGAGCAAAGGATGCTGTAAGGATAGATATGGTGGGTGGCTTTGCTTTGCAGAAGGTTACCAACGAAAGAAGTTACTTTCG GACAATATCAAGTACGGATATAAAGATGGATTTCGTCCCGCCATcccttttaaattttatctcgAGGCAGCTCATTGGCAATGGTCTCAAACTCTACCAAAAG GTAGTGTCTTCTAAGCTTAACTGCAATGACGATTACAGTAAGGCCTTGAGTGGCCCACTGTACTCTCATATACGTGAAGCTCTTTTTTCACATAATAAATCAAATGGGGCTTTGGAAGAAAAGAAGCTACATAATGATACATTCAGTCTCTCGGAAGAACATCTGGTAAAAGATAAGACGGATGAGAGTTTGGTAGATGTGGATCAGAAAGTCGATAATGATCACCCTGCAAGTGGAGTGGCTCCAGAAGTTGCAAAAGTTATACGAGGAGGCTCATTTGATGAGATTGAGGAGGTAGAGAGCGACGAAAGCAGGCGACATGAGGTTCAAACACCCAACAGAGTTGTTGAAAGGGAACGTGTAAATGGAAAGGGAAATGTTTTGGTCAGTTCTGAAGTGGAGCAAGCTCTAGGAACATTAGAAAAGGTAATTTATAAGGTTCGGCAAAATAGATTGAATGCTCAAAAGCGGTCGTCTTCTGGCTTCACCAATGGAATCCCGCCAAAGGAAAATAATGCAGGTAACCCAAAATCTTTAGAAGGTGGAGTTTGTGGAAGTGGTGAACATGTTCTTGAAGCATCTAAAGAAGAGTTTGTCAAGACGACTCAGCCCGAGTCTGCAAGGAATGGCTCTGTCATTCACAACTCAAG CAATGCAGGTTCGAATTCCTTGTCCAAGGATGTTAACCCTAACAGAGCACTACCTACTTCCCTGGAGCAGGAACTTTCGGTTTCTCATGACAGTAACCAGGTTGCATTGCTTTCCTCCAATGACGGAACTACAGAGACACCTGCTGTCGATCATACTATGCATCGTTCCGACCGCATGAACTCCGAGATCAACGGCGATCAAGAAAGTCGCCCTAGTAGAACAAAAAAGCCGAGGCAGCAAAAAGCGCTTCGGTTCTGTTGCTTCAGCATCAGTTAA
- the LOC103449583 gene encoding putative pentatricopeptide repeat-containing protein At5g06400, mitochondrial, with product MRSLIKLQRLCSSSTCKIIHFRFSNVYKIDRFATVAQPSKPNKKTHSKPAPENGGFGSLFAEITEILGAENVTADKTPSGFFISEETPGRVGEAGEDCQPCTQTVCKNAEESVLQEKKDITGLEDAQVENLAESDVSPVVQEVMKIVRAESGLVSMEEMLEKLGFPLDSDIVDKVLKRCFKVPHLAWRFFNWVKLKEGFCHTTKTYNTMLFIAGDAKEFGMVEKLMEEMEKHLCGKDVKTWTILISQYGNAKFMGKALFFYEKMRKEGFEPDVVVYRSMIRALCNTGKPEVAMEFYKEMVQKDMGLDINLYKLLLNGIASSGDTASIALVSDDMIRVSQIPEHIVYGCVLKSFCISGRIREALEFIRELKNKEVMLGPEYFETLVKGLCMADRITDALEILEIMKRRNIVDGKVYGIIINGYLRNNDADKALDLFHSMKESGYVPTTSTYTELMQHLFKLNEFQRGGDLYNEMLERGVEPDIVAITAMVAGQVRQNHISEAWKIFNSMKDKGIKPTLKSYSIFIKELCRISRTDEILKVFDDMRASDIVIQDDIFNMAMYHMEKKGEIDNLEKVKQLQRIYKLHPREREEVSNNEASRGEELSTGTDFNYLQPAKMDCTLVEPLLKDYDEHRLQEICKILSSSTDWPLVQEALKNSAVDFTPGLVVEILRNSSMHGFVALHFFAWVGKQTGYSHTTDTYNMAIKTAGRGKDFKHMRNLFYEMRRKGFLITPDTWTIMIMQYGRTGMTEIALRIFGEMKSSNCHPTLSTYKYLVISLCGRKGRKVDEAIRIFKEMIRASHVPDKELVETYIGCLCEVGKLSDARRCIDSLPKVGFSIPLSYSLYIRALCRAGRLQEASALMDDVGEDRSKLDQYTYGSLVHGLLRSGQLEAALAKVDSMKQAGVNPTVHVYTSLIVHYLREKQIGKALEIFKEMQQKGCRPTVITYSALIRGYMNMEMVSEAWDVFHNMKLKGTLPDFRTYSMFITCLCKVGKSEEAMQLITEMLESGIVPSVVNFRTIFYGLNREGKQDLARTVMEQKLSLIRSRKVLT from the coding sequence ATGAGAAGCTTAATCAAACTACAACGCTTGTGTTCGAGCTCAACCTGCAAGATTATCCATTTCCGCTTCTCAAACGTGTACAAGATTGATCGTTTTGCAACTGTTGCTCAGCCATCAAAGCCTAATAAGAAAACCCACTCCAAACCAGCACCAGAAAACGGCGGATTTGGCTCGCTCTTTGCTGAAATTACTGAGATTTTGGGAGCTGAAAACGTTACTGCGGATAAAACCCCATCTGGGTTTTTTATTTCGGAGGAAACCCCGGGGAGGGTTGGTGAGGCTGGGGAAGATTGCCAACCTTGCACGCAAACTGTTTGTAAAAATGCCGAGGAGAGTGTACTGCAAGAAAAGAAAGATATAACAGGTTTGGAGGATGCACAGGTGGAAAATTTGGCTGAAAGTGATGTTAGCCCCGTGGTTCAGGAGGTTATGAAGATTGTCAGGGCGGAGAGTGGTTTGGTTTCAATGGAGGAGAtgttagaaaaattgggttttCCGTTGGATTCAGATATTGTTGACAAAGTGTTGAAGAGGTGCTTTAAAGTGCCACATTTGGCTTGGAGGTTCTTCAATTGGGTGAAGCTCAAAGAAGGGTTTTGTCATACAACTAAGACCTATAATACCATGCTGTTTATAGCTGGGGATGCAAAAGAGTTCGGGATGGTGGAGAAGTTGATGGAGGAAATGGAAAAACATCTGTGCGGGAAAGATGTTAAGACTTGGACTATTCTCATCTCACAGTATGGAAATGCTAAGTTTATGGGCAAAGCATTGTTCTTCTACGAAAAGATGAGGAAAGAAGGTTTTGAACCGGATGTAGTGGTTTACAGGTCGATGATACGTGCACTGTGTAATACTGGAAAACCTGAAGTTGCGATGGAATTTTACAAGGAGATGGTACAGAAGGACATGGGACTTGACATAAATTTATACAAGTTGTTATTAAATGGTATAGCGAGCTCCGGCGATACTGCTTCTATTGCCTTGGTTTCAGATGACATGATTAGAGTTTCACAGATTCCAGAACACATTGTTTATGGTTGTGTGTTGAAGAGTTTCTGCATATCTGGAAGAATCAGAGAAGCTTTGGAATTTATTCGTGAACTCAAGAATAAAGAGGTTATGCTTGGCCCCGAGTATTTTGAGACTTTGGTGAAAGGACTGTGCATGGCTGACAGAATTACAGACGCTTTGGAAATTTTGGAAATCATGAAGAGGAGAAATATTGTTGATGGGAAGGTTTATGGGATCATCATCAATGGGTACTTAAGAAATAATGATGCTGATAAAGCGCTAGATCTGTTTCATAGCATGAAAGAATCTGGATACGTGCCCACAACTTCTACCTACACAGAACTGATGCAACACCTCTTCAAGTTGAATGAATTCCAAAGAGGCGGTGATCTGTATAATGAGATGCTGGAAAGAGGAGTTGAGCCAGATATTGTGGCGATCACAGCCATGGTTGCAGGTCAGGTTCGTCAAAACCATATATCTGAAGCATGGAAAATATTTAATAGTATGAAGGACAAAGGCATCAAGCCCACATTGAAGTCGTATTCTATATTCATTAAGGAGCTTTGTAGAATTTCAAGGACAGATGAGATTCTCAAGGTCTTTGATGACATGCGAGCATCTGATATAGTAATTCAAGATGACATATTTAATATGGCTATGTATCATATGGAGAAAAAGGGAGAGATTGATAACCTTGAAAAAGTAAAGCAGTTGCAGAGGATCTATAAACTTCATCCCCGAGAAAGAGAAGAGGTATCTAATAATGAAGCATCTAGGGGTGAGGAGCTCAGTACAGGGACGGACTTTAATTACTTACAACCAGCAAAGATGGATTGTACATTAGTGGAGCCACTTTTAAAGGATTATGATGAGCATCGTTTGcaagaaatttgtaaaattcTGTCCTCTTCAACAGATTGGCCCTTAGTTCAGGAAGCTTTGAAGAATTCTGCTGTTGATTTTACTCCAGGACTCGTTGTGGAAATTTTGAGGAATAGCAGCATGCATGGTTTCGTAGCATTACATTTTTTTGCATGGGTAGGAAAGCAAACTGGTTATAGCCACACTACTGACACTTACAACATGGCTATCAAAACCGCAGGGCGCGGGAAAGATTTCAAGCACATGAGAAACCTCTTTTATGAAATGAGAAGAAAAGGTTTCTTAATCACACCAGATACATGGACAATAATGATAATGCAATATGGTCGAACAGGTATGACAGAGATTGCTCTGCGGATTTTTGGTGAGATGAAGTCTAGTAATTGCCACCCAACTCTCAGTACCTACAAGTATTTAGTCATATCTCTTTGTGGGAGAAAAGGTAGAAAGGTAGACGAAGCAATTAGAATTTTCAAGGAGATGATCCGTGCCAGTCATGTACCTGACAAAGAGTTGGTTGAAACGTATATTGGTTGTTTATGTGAAGTTGGTAAGCTCTCAGATGCCAGAAGGTGCATAGATTCTCTTCCTAAAGTTGGTTTTTCGATTCCTCTTAGTTATTCCTTGTACATTAGGGCTCTATGTCGAGCCGGGAGGTTACAAGAAGCTTCAGCATTGATGGATGATGTTGGGGAAGACCGGTCAAAACTGGATCAGTATACTTATGGGAGCCTTGTACATGGACTTCTGCGGAGTGGACAATTAGAAGCAGCACTGGCCAAGGTGGATTCAATGAAGCAGGCGGGTGTAAATCCAACCGTCCATGTTTATACATCCTTAATAGTTCACTACTTGAGAGAGAAGCAGATAGGAAAGGCTTTAGAAATTTTTAAGGAAATGCAACAGAAGGGTTGTAGACCAACAGTCATTACCTATTCTGCACTTATTCGAGGGTACATGAACATGGAAATGGTTTCCGAAGCTTGGGATGTCTTtcacaacatgaaacttaaaggAACATTGCCAGATTTTAGAACGTATTCGATGTTCATCACTTGTCTTTGTAAGGTGGGCAAATCTGAAGAAGCAATGCAGCTTATAACTGAAATGTTGGAAAGTGGGATTGTTCCGAGTGTGGTGAATTTTCGAACCATATTTTACGGGCTTAACAGGGAAGGTAAGCAAGATTTGGCTCGCACTGTAATGGAGCAAAAGTTATCCTTAATAAGAAGCCGCAAGGTGCTAACATAA